From one Cynocephalus volans isolate mCynVol1 chromosome X, mCynVol1.pri, whole genome shotgun sequence genomic stretch:
- the HSD17B10 gene encoding 3-hydroxyacyl-CoA dehydrogenase type-2, whose amino-acid sequence MAAACRNVKGLVAVITGGASGLGLATAERLVGQGAAAVLLDLPNSGGEAQAKNLGKTCAFAPADVTSEKDVQAALTLAKEKFGRVDVAVNCAGIAVAIKTYNLKKSQTHTLEDFQRVLNVNLIGTFNVIRLVAGEMGQNEPDQGGQRGVIINTASVAAFEGQVGQAAYSASKGGIVGMTLPIARDLAPIGIRVMTIAPGLFGTPLLTSLPEKVRNFLASQVPFPSRLGDPAEYAHLVQAIIENPFLNGEVIRLDGAIRMQP is encoded by the exons ATGGCTGCGGCGTGTCGAAACGTGAAG GGCCTGGTCGCGGTAATAACCGGAGGAGCCTCAGGACTGGGCCTGGCCACTGCGGAGCGATTGGTGGGGCAGGGGGCCGCTGCTGTGCTTCTGGACCTGCCCAACTCGGGTGGGGAGGCCCAGGCCAAGAACTTAGGAAAGACCTGTGCCTTCGCCCCTGCCGAC GTGACCTCTGAGAAGGACGTGCAAGCAGCCCTAACTCTAGCAAAAGAAAAGTTTGGCCGTGTGGATGTGGCTGTCAATTGTGCAGGCATTGCAGTGGCCATCAAGACATACAACTTAAAGAAGAGCCAGACCCATACCTTGGAGGACTTCCAGCGAGTTCTCAAT GTGAATCTCATAGGTACCTTCAACGTGATCCGCCTGGTGGCTGGTGAGATGGGCCAGAATGAACCAGACCAGGGAGGCCAACGTGGGGTCATCATCAACACTGCCAGTGTGGCTGCCTTTGAGGGCCAG GTTGGACAAGCTGCATACTCTGCTTCCAAGGGGGGCATAGTAGGCATGACACTGCCTATTGCTCGGGATCTGGCTCCCATAGGCATCCGGGTGATGACCATTGCTCCAG GCCTATTTGGCACACCACTGCTGACCAGTCTCCCAGAGAAGGTGCGCAACTTCTTGGCCAGCCAGGTGCCCTTCCCCAGCCGACTGGGCGACCCTGCTGAGTATGCTCATCTGGTACAGGCCATCATTGAGAACCCATTCCTCAATGGAGAGGTCATCCGACTGGATGGGGCCATCCGCATGCAGCCTTGa
- the RIBC1 gene encoding RIB43A-like with coiled-coils protein 1, which yields MYKVDLSSDPKEVAAIEARRNREKERQSRFFNVRNRVMGVDVEALNNQVEERKLREATEQSREAAYGSNQVRYDLVVQMLEKEQAERTHRLAKKVQQFREQKQQLKNRHEFDRWDPDQLWKEFPPHLSDSDPYYGPASLQYFSGEDPGRAMCLKMQQEQSRYCLERQLQEQQQAKVDETCIDMLSDQLRLAMDMRATQLAKLEESCRVAMMSAVANVNKAQAAELAERHRREHQHEQEANLVEIQNQITSDLLTENPQVAQHPTAPHRVLPYCWKGMTPVQRAAIRKVQEAQCCEKKAQLQAEQALDTEWENQTICSAQAALELEEQERELCAEFQRGLGSFNQLLAKEQKSQQNYLNSMIYTNEPTTQYYLQFNTSSR from the exons ATGTATAAAGTAGACCTGTCATCAGATCCCAAGGAGGTGGCAGCCATCGAGGCTAGAAGAAATCGAGAAAAGGAGCGACAGAGCCGATTTTTCAATGTGCGGAACCGAGTCATGGGG GTGGATGTTGAAGCCCTGAACAACCAGGTGGAAGAGCGAAAGCTTCGGGAGGCaacagagcagagcagggaggcAGCTTATG GTTCCAACCAGGTGCGATATGATCTGGTAGTCCAGATGCTAGAGAAGGAACAGGCAGAACGGACTCATCGACTAGCCAAGAAAGTTCAGCAGTTTcgggagcagaagcagcagctcaAGAACAGGCATGAATTTGACCGTTGGGATCCAGACCAACTCTGGAAGGAGTTTCCACCCCATCTCAGTGACAGTGATCCCTACTATGGCCCAGCCAGCCTGCAGTACTTCTCTGGGGAAGACCCAGGTAGGGCCATGTGCCTGAAAATGCAGCAGGAGCAGTCCAGGTACTGCCTGGAGAGACAGCTGCAGGAGCAACAACAAGCTAAGGTTGATGAGACATGTATAG ATATGCTCAGTGACCAGCTGCGCCTAGCCATGGATATGCGGGCCACCCAGCTGGCCAAGCTGGAGGAGTCCTGTCGCGTGGCCATGATGTCTGCCGTGGCCAATGTCAACAAAGCCCAG GCAGCTGAGCTGGCTGAACGGCACCGCCGTGAGCATCAGCACGAACAGGAGGCCAACCTTGTGGAGATCCAGAACCAAATCACAAGTGACCTATTGACTGAGAACCCCCAGGTCGCCCAACACCCTACGGCTCCCCACCGGGTTCTGCCCTACTGCTGGAAGGGCATGACTCCAGTGCAACGAGCTGCCATCAGGAAAGTCCAGGAGGCACAGTGCTGTGAGAAGAAGGCACAGCTCCAGGCTGAACAAGCATTGGATACCGAATGGGAAAACCAGACCATCTGCTCAGCCCAGGCAGCTCTGGAGCTAGAAGAGCAGGAGAGGGAATTGTGTGCTGAATTTCAGAGGGGGCTGGGCTCTTTCAACCAGCTGCTGGCTAAGGAgcaaaaatccca GCAGAATTATCTGAATTCAATGATCTACACCAATGAGCCTACAACCCAATATTACCTACAGTTCAATACCAGCAGCCGCTGA